The Pongo pygmaeus isolate AG05252 chromosome 11, NHGRI_mPonPyg2-v2.0_pri, whole genome shotgun sequence genome includes a region encoding these proteins:
- the LOC129031200 gene encoding zinc finger protein SNAI1-like, translating to MPRSFLVRKLPDPDWKPNYSKLPDSNPEFTFQQTYHQAHLNPTASLPTLIWDAFLALQAQPTARASFQLRLSQDSPKAAELTALSDEDSGKGSQSPSPRSQPSSSFSSTSVSSLEAEADTTFPGLGQVPRQLAQVSESKDSQFQKAFNCQYCDKECLSLGDLKRHIRSHTLPFCCETCGKAFSRPWLLRGHVRTHTGEKPFSCPHCSRAFADRSNLRAHLQTHLDVKKYQCQACARTFSRMALLHKHQESSCSGGPH from the coding sequence ATGCCGCGCTCTTTCCTCGTCAGGAAGCTCCCTGACCCTGATTGGAAGCCCAACTACAGCAAACTGCCGGACTCGAATCCAGAGTTTACCTTCCAGCAGACCTACCACCAGGCCCACCTTAACCCCACTGCTTCGCTGCCAACACTCATCTGGGACGCTTTCCTGGCGCTCCAAGCACAACCAACTGCCAGGGCCTCCTTCCAACTGAGACTCTCCCAAGACAGTCCCAAGGCGGCAGAACTGACCGCACTGTCGGATGAGGACAGCGGGAAAGGCTCCCAGTCCCCCAGCCCACGCTCACAGCCTTCTTCGTCTTTCTCCTCCACTTCAGTGTCTTCCTTGGAGGCGGAGGCCGATACCACCTTCCCAGGCTTGGGCCAAGTGCCCAGGCAGCTGGCCCAGGTCTCTGAGTCCAAGGATTCCCAGTTTCAGAAAGCCTTCAACTGCCAATACTGCGATAAGGAAtgcctcagcctgggtgacctcAAGAGACACATCCGAAGCCACACGCTGCCTTTCTGCTGCGAAACCTGCGGGAAGGCCTTCTCCAGACCCTGGCTACTGCGGGGCCATGTCCGGACCCACACTGGTGAGAAGCCCTTCTCCTGTCCCCACTGCAGCCGTGCCTTCGCCGACCGCTCCAACCTGCGGGCCCACCTCCAGACCCACTTGGACGTCAAGAAGTACCAGTGCCAGGCGTGCGCTCGAACCTTCTCCCGAATGGCCCTGCTCCACAAGCACCAAGAGTCGAGCTGCTCAGGGGGCCCTCACTGA